AATAAGATTAGCGCAGATGTTTACCAAAAAGGACTTGAAGTGCCCTCTTTCTTTAACAGTGAGGATGAATTTACGGTTTACAATCTTATGGGGTCTGGTATTGCAACAGTGAAACTGGGTTTTAGGTTGTTGAGTCTTGGGGGTTCACTTATCCCTCATATTCCCAGAGAAGCCTTATCAACCAAAGCCACAAAAAAGCATGAAATTGGAGGAAAGAGTGAGAGATCTGTTGAGAATGTTACAGATTTCCATGCAATACGACCTGGAAGGGAATCAAATGAACTTGGAGAAGGACTTGAGGCAAGAAGCGTGGGAAACAAAAGTGACTGGAAAATGGTGCAAGATAGACAGAGGGAAGGCAGCAAGTGTGACACAGGAGTTCAAACAAATATCTTTGCAGTGAACGTTAATGGCTCTGGAACAAGTGATCAAGACAGGTGGAAAAGTGAAGATGATTTTGTTATCACCAACACATTTTGTCCTCCACCTCTTTACTACAATTGCAATGCAGCACCTCAGAGTCAATCAGCCTCAGTAGTACCTGGGAAATATGTTCCACAAAGTGGCAGCGGTAGCGCAACTCAGATTTCCCATAAGAGGGACAAAATGTCAGATGTAGATTTTTTGTATTATGATCCCAGTTTGGCACAAGCAGATGGATCAATGAAACTTGTTTCAGCTTCAGTACAAACGGATGATAAATTCATGACATTTGAGGCAGATCAAGCTCATTTGGATGTAACTCGGGGGTTAAGGAACTTAGAAAATTTTACCTCAGGTAGTAGACTTCCAGTTTTAAGCGCTTTGCTTCAAGAATTGTCTTGTCTATCTGAAGGACATCAAAGCTCACACAACACAGAGCATAAATCTGCTAATACGCAACCTCAAAGAACAGCCCTACATCAAACACGTGCAACAGGAACTAAAAAATATGACAGTCAAGCTAAAACTAAATCACTCCTTGCTGAAAAAGGCAGTAAGCCTAAAACGCAAGGTACTCAGAAGTTTCCATCTTCAAGTGCTCAGACGTCTGTCATTGGTTTGTCTGGTCGTAAAGTGCGTTTCAAGCAAACCAACCTGACTTATGGAATGACCAAAACACAGAAAATGAGGCTGGCGCTAAACCAGAAATACAAAACAGAGAAGGGAACAAGGCCTTCTGATGATCAAGCAGAAATGGTTGTTGCAAATGAAAACGTCAAAGGAGAATCTTTAAAACATAAGCCTTTGCACAAAGCTGAATTAGAAAGAACGTACAGAGTAGGCTCGTCCAAGAGCTTTGCACTCAGAGAGGTCAAACGAACAGCAGATGTGGAAATTCAGACACAGTCTTCCCTGGAACAGCTTCCACATGAAAAAGGAGCTGCACAGAGATATGGGGCAAACATAGAAGAGGTCTCAGCAAAAGAAGATCATGATGACCCATCATTAGTTGAGAAGAACACCAAAAGCCCTAATAATTTAGAGGTTTTTATTCCACGATTGGAAGGTAGGATTCTATTTTGTTAGTTTTCTATATTAATGGTTGACTCCTTTGAATTAAGTAGTGGCAACAATTGAAAAAGGATAAAACAAGCTAACATTAAAGAATGTCAACTGACAGGAGAGTTGGTAGCAATTTACTAAGACAGCTAAGAATAAAATTACAGATTATATTTGAAAGTGACTTCAGAACCAAGCGTTATCGGATTTCAAGCGCTGTGCCCTTT
This genomic window from Acropora muricata isolate sample 2 chromosome 2, ASM3666990v1, whole genome shotgun sequence contains:
- the LOC136909620 gene encoding microtubule-associated protein 10-like, with protein sequence MMAETLFSLEIHVESVKNIRLPCKLPALCFRLLDFPTMIIHHVPPLRAEKLRQKLILEDRETILDELKDRFGHFHFHKGKSCLFKASIETLQAQLQTVPLYAMLMDLWPKKPTLVGSTVIPLKEAVNKISADVYQKGLEVPSFFNSEDEFTVYNLMGSGIATVKLGFRLLSLGGSLIPHIPREALSTKATKKHEIGGKSERSVENVTDFHAIRPGRESNELGEGLEARSVGNKSDWKMVQDRQREGSKCDTGVQTNIFAVNVNGSGTSDQDRWKSEDDFVITNTFCPPPLYYNCNAAPQSQSASVVPGKYVPQSGSGSATQISHKRDKMSDVDFLYYDPSLAQADGSMKLVSASVQTDDKFMTFEADQAHLDVTRGLRNLENFTSGSRLPVLSALLQELSCLSEGHQSSHNTEHKSANTQPQRTALHQTRATGTKKYDSQAKTKSLLAEKGSKPKTQGTQKFPSSSAQTSVIGLSGRKVRFKQTNLTYGMTKTQKMRLALNQKYKTEKGTRPSDDQAEMVVANENVKGESLKHKPLHKAELERTYRVGSSKSFALREVKRTADVEIQTQSSLEQLPHEKGAAQRYGANIEEVSAKEDHDDPSLVEKNTKSPNNLEVFIPRLEGEPDERIDQEEDWATDEHPMGMPINGLFGHTGILCPEHDEVQADSTLTNYTEDFEDPKAQDMSTSLHLASENTAEGEGLRQRSNLDRSSTHSESSSVSSTQPVKSSHSPVKSKSVRSKTGIEETERADPKVIDIPVSQQEESVSENREPLKDTAFHSSSDEHAGSYTDDFLSVGSELENVSSDTEYVDSIDANQQVALDLPPAANNLGYTY